The following is a genomic window from Nicotiana tabacum cultivar K326 chromosome 3, ASM71507v2, whole genome shotgun sequence.
AGTCAATTATACAAAATAGGATCCCAACCATCCGAAGTATAGCAGGAATCAACAAAACAGAAGCAACAGAATACACTAACTACATTAGCTAACCTATATTACAAACAATTTTCTCAGAAATTCATAACAGACCAAAGCCAAATAGAACAGTTCTCATCAATAAGAGCAAGAACCACAACAAAGCCATATGATTAAGGCCATCAGTAGAACAACATACACTAGTGtgtttattcattttttttgctTGATCTCTTTCTTGATCAAAGTCCTTCACTCTCTTCAACAAACCCCAAATAACTCTATTCACTTGCTTAGGAAACTCGTCCTCAAACCATCTAAAATATTTACATCCGCCATTCtccttcaaaaaaaaataaatataaacccATATAAATCAATGGAAAAGAAATCATAGAAAAGAGTTACAGCAAAATTGTAGCATACAAAGTTTTTTGGCAGAATATACTTACATTGTCAATTTTGCAGACAAAGTACTTTATTCCTGGGTTAACTGGAACCCATGAAATTTTTAGTTCACACAGACGCTCACATCGACAAGAGCCAACCCTTTCGGTGTTTTGGGACATTGTTCAACTAGAAATTAAGAGAAGATAGCAGGATGATGGAGTTCTTTCAAATTGAGGGAAAAAAGCTCCGATTTTTACTACTTGATGAAGAATTTAGCTcagttgaaatgttgaaaaattagGGCTTGGGAGAAGAAGAGAACGATGGAGAAACAGGTTAAAATAACGTGGGATTTGGTCTAGTACCGTTGAAATAGTCCATGCCAACCTTTTTTATAATACTCACACGCTCAATATTTGTGATTGCCACGCAGGTGATTCGTGTGTATTTTGTGTTTAAGTGACACAGTAATAACGTGCTTATAAAGACAAGATTGCGTATCATAGTAAAAAGTGATGACAAGTTTAATGGGTTATCGATCTATTCCACCAATTAATTTTTGCTAAGCTTTATCTTTATGAGCAACTAATATAAGTATAATAACCTGCTTACATGGTTCAAATAGAACATACTCAACATTGAGTGTCACAGTGGAAAGTGAGTACAAGTTTAATTGGCAGCCGTCGTATTCTGCCAATTATTTTGGGTAAGCTTTATCTTTATGAGCAACTAATATAAGTAGCCAGGTGGGCTCGTGTAGGTGGATACTAAACGACGACGTAATTGAGCCTTGCTAATCTGTCCTTGAGCTCTTCTATTATTTGCTTGTATCGAAGTTCGCAACTGTCCAAACCAAATAGTCTTCGCCGGCGGCCTGCAAAAGTTTTCCTCATTTCTCAGTTCGTGATCTTTCAATGTCATGGTTTGCTCGATCTATCGCCAACACACTCAAACTCGATGACGAAAACGACTTCGTTTCACGTCCAAATCACGATCACTCCACCGAGGAGAAGAACCAAACAGATGATAATGATTCATCGCCAGTATCACCATCACGCGGCGTCAAGGAGGACATCTCAGAGCTGACCAAAACCCTAACCCGTCAATTCTGGGGAGTGGCTTCTTTCCTGGCCCCACCGCCTCAATCCGACCCCTACAAACCTATAGAGGATCCGAATTCAGAACCGGATCGTAATTCGAATGAGGAAGAATCCGACCCGGCAGGGATCGCGGGTTTGCGGAGCGATATTGCTGAAATCGGCGGCAGATTCAAGACTGGAATATCTAAGCTGTCGAAGAATATCCCTGtctccgaaattaccaaaatggCATCCAACTTACTGCAACTGGGAccagaggaggaggaagaagaaggtaGAGGTGCAGTAGGTGTTACTGAAGAAGTAGTAGCTTTTGTGAGGGACATTGCTATGCATCCTGAAACTTGGTTGGATTTCCCTTTGCTCGACGACGAAGATGACGAAGGTGTCTtttccctttttcattttctatttGAACCTGCCCTTTCATACTTTCGCTGCGTTTTAATACTCACTGCAATGCTCTAGATCAAACCTTCTAGTGCTACTCTTAAGGGGGGCAAAAGAATAAATCAGAGACTGAAAAGATGGCTTGAGCATGAGAAGACTTCCCTCTCTTAGCCGAATATGATATGAAATTAAACTGTCGGATAAAAAGCGGATATCAAAGGTTGCTTGTAGCTTGTGAAAGATCACCCATCAATTCATACTGGCCTCAAATTGAAACATTTCAATTACTAGGTATCTGCAGGAAAGATAGAAAAGATGGAAGCTTTATTGAGGTTTCAATTTGATTAATGCAGGATCCCATATACAGATATACTGCGGTTCCAAAACTGCTGCCCCGATCTGTTCCTGATATATATGTTGGTTTTGCAAACTCAAGCATAGCATAAAAGATTGTTAATTGATGTGGTACTGTATGATAATTTGGTATTTCAAATTTGAACTAGGGGATCAGAGAGGTTGAACTCCGTCTTGGTTAGTGGTAAAACATTGTCCTAGCAAATGAAAATTTTGTGGAATTAAGTCCTTAATGgaattagaaagaaaaatgaaacttgAATAGAGGTAAAAGATGCAATGCTTGTTTGATTACTTGAAAGTAGAGGGTTAAAAGTTGCAAGTGTTGTGCACAGATATCTTTTGCATGTCCAACAGTCAAATGGTGAATTGCTTATTTATGTGCATTTCATGATGAAACGTTACCCTTTGGATGTTTGCATCACTGCCCTTTTATTTATCAATGACTTAGGTCATATCTGTACTTATTCACCCTAAACAAGGCGCTGAACTTTTATTAATACCCCCATTATGATTGTGACATGTAAATTGTAATTATGTATGCTGAATCTCTTTCTCACTTTCATTTTATTATCTAGGATTTTAAGAAGTAGTTTTCTGTGTATTTACACGAGTGGTTAGTCTTAACACTCAACAGATAACTTAATGTTTTTATGTCAGTTGATGACACCAATTCGCTATGTTCTGCTACTTTTGGATCAATCTTTCAAATTGTTTACCCTTCTTCATATATCATGCTGTTACGCATTCTTACCCTACTAGCCAAATAAATATTATACATTCTTACTCTTAAATATTCTAATTGCATGTTTTCTGATTCCCTGCTTTGCTGGCTCAACTTGAAGCCCTTAATACATGATCGATTGGTTATTATGCATGGCAATAACTCTTTCCATATACGTGGCTATCACTTCTCCTAGTGTAGTTGTTGTGTAATGTATACTCTGTGTTGTGTAAACTTAAAGGGAATATTAAGCAGTTAGCTCACATCAATTATCTTATGGGTTTTCCCTTTACAGTAGATTTTGACTTGTCTGATGCACAACAAGAGCATGCATTAGCTGTTGAACGTCTTGCTCCAAGACTGGCCGCTTTGAGGATTGAGCTCTGCCCAGGTTACATGAGTGAGGCTCGCTTTTGGGAGATTTACTTTGTTCTTCTTCACCCTAGACTGGATAAACAAGATGCTGAACTTTTATCCACACCCCAGGTAAGGCACTGCATGTAATGCCAGTAATGGTTCCATTTCTCGTTTCCCTTCTATTTAGCACTTGAAGtgatgttttttttctttcttttaccaAGAAAAACAATCTTTATCTGCAAAGGTAGCAGAAGCCATTCCATGCATAACATACCATCTATGACTAGTTGGCTTATGACACCAATTGACACTGTCAACTATGTAGCTCTTGTGTTACTATTTGTAATCGAATGCTGAATAAGTCTTAAGGAGCATAGGGAAAAGTATCCTTGTGAGATAATAGACACAGTTGGGACCATCCTAAACAGAAAAAGTTAATCTGGGATTTGAGAGAACACCACATATCATGGTTAATTAATTATGGGGTTTAGAGAAATTCATGGCCTCTTTTGATTCTAGGTGAACAACTCTTATACAGaagtgattttttatttttttggtacaTGGAAGTTGTTATCCTGATGTGTATGGGTCAGAAAAGCTTTTTTTCCCAGTGAGAAGCTCTTTAGCTTATTTCTCGTTAAACCGATGCTAGTATTTCTGCTGCGCGCAATCTGCGCCTCCTTTTACTGTTCCAATTGTATCTTCATTTGAATCTGCCATCAGAGCTTAGGGATCATTCTCTATCCTATTTCTGATGCAGTACTATTCTTGGGCCTTCACTACTGTACATGTGAAGCCATTGTGGCCATTCATGGGAGCTAGTCGAAACATCTTCCTACCTTTCTTTTCACCATGactctttcctctctttttttttttgctgcttATGTTGCTGCTTGGAAATTCTCCTGCTCCTCTATCCTCTCATCTCTTTTACTGTCGAATGCTTCAAGGTTGTACTTCTTTTCTTAATGCATTacttttttgttcatttttttctGGTGAGCATCCTAGGGTTTGCCTTGGGCTTCTTGTTCTCCCCCCGGACCCCCTAGTTTGTACCATAAACGTGTATCATTCAGTAGTGTGCCTGTGAATGAGCAGGGAGGGAGACAATAACCTGTCAATCAATATAGTGAGCATGAATCCAATACTGATCTTAATTCAAAAAGAGAATCCAATACTGAaacttattcaaaaaaaaaaaaaaaaaaaaaaaaaagaatccaaTACTGAAGCAGAGTGACTGGTCGTGCTTGGGTAGTTAGCATACGATCAGAGCGTGCCCTTGTACTCGAGAATGGCTGTTAACCTTTTAGTGCTAAAAATGCTAATCCTGTGTGTAGGTTGTCAGAGCCAGGGCCTCATTGGCACACGAGTTACATAAGCAAACCCAGCCAATAGAAGAAGATTGGTCAAATAAGGAAACTTCTGAATCAACTGATAGGAGTGGCTCTCAACATGAGGAGATGCTTGCCGTCCCGTCCACTGCTGTTTCTACGGATGTGGTTCAAGAGATGCCTAGTGTGGAATCTGCCACTTCACCTACAGTTTCCAGCTCTGGTACCAATGTGCACCCTGTCATTAATGAAAATCAAACTGTTGATAAACTTGTGGTTGAAGGACCTATTACCAATAGCAAAGATGAAAAATTGCAATCTGCATCGGTTATAAAGTTAGAGGAGAGTGATGAAGAGGATGCTGATGATTGGTTAAAGGAAGAAAGCACAGAAATTATGGGTACCAGTAAAACGGGCATGTCCATTGAGCATGATGAGGATGTGTCCTTCAGTGATCTTGAAGAAGATGATTCAGATGTGCCCGCAAATTCAAAGAAAGTAAATTACAGTTCTGATAAGGACTCACGAGATTGGGTCCAGTTGAGGAAAAGCTCCAGTGATATCAGCTCTGTGAATCAAGGTGGTTCTGTCAAGGAAAATGTGCAGAATCCTGATAGCAAAGAATCAAATGATTGGCTGGATATTGATGACATTGAGGTGGCATGACCTTATGTAAGGTTTAAATATAGTTATTTCCGCTCATTTATTGTTGTGAATAGTTGTTCCCTATCCTCCTTTCTCCGCTCTGCGCTAAGAATTCTCAACTATATGTTTGTACATAAAATGCATAATGAATAATAGTTGGGTTGCTCCCATTATTACACTTAtgcaattttctttttaaattgatTCTGCCATATGGTGGCAGTGCCATTTATGTATAACAAGAGAAAATTACAACAAGATAGTTGAGTTTGTGCTTCTGCACAATACTCCATTAAGGCAGAATGGACATGCCCATTTGaatgacaaaaaaaaaacatttaagcTCTTTACAATATACTCTTTTCCTATAACTTACAAACTATATGTGTACTTGCTGCATATCAACTACACATATGTTAGTCCTTGTTAATAGATGTCTTCGCTGCAATTATTGTTTTTGTGATATTAAATGCTGATGATGTGTCTGCCAGAATTCTGGTGGTGTCTTCCTACTTGTTTCACTATATGAGCATAATTCGAAGGAGATAATTCCAAATTTAATTGTCAAGCTTAATCAATGTTAATTTACCCGTGTAATCATTAAAAAGTCGTTTAATGAGTCTGATCTTCTTCACTTGTTTAGTTAAGGTGTCACCTCCAGCTTAGTGAGACTTACCCTTCCAGTTCCAGCATCATCTAAGCTAGAGCCAGTTACTTAAGTCCACTGATTAGAGTAGTCTTAATGCTTAAGCCAGGTGGTAAATGAAATTTATGGAATGTCACTTTCCCTTTTCTCAGTGCCCAATTCAGAATCTGTTGAAAATTGGCGGGGTTGACTCACTGTTAGAA
Proteins encoded in this region:
- the LOC107787544 gene encoding uncharacterized protein LOC107787544 isoform X2, giving the protein MSWFARSIANTLKLDDENDFVSRPNHDHSTEEKNQTDDNDSSPVSPSRGVKEDISELTKTLTRQFWGVASFLAPPPQSDPYKPIEDPNSEPDRNSNEEESDPAGIAGLRSDIAEIGGRFKTGISKLSKNIPVSEITKMASNLLQLGPEEEEEEGRGAVGVTEEVVAFVRDIAMHPETWLDFPLLDDEDDEDFDLSDAQQEHALAVERLAPRLAALRIELCPGYMSEARFWEIYFVLLHPRLDKQDAELLSTPQVVRARASLAHELHKQTQPIEEDWSNKETSESTDRSGSQHEEMLAVPSTAVSTDVVQEMPSVESATSPTVSSSGTNVHPVINENQTVDKLVVEGPITNSKDEKLQSASVIKLEESDEEDADDWLKEESTEIMGTSKTGMSIEHDEDVSFSDLEEDDSDVPANSKKVNYSSDKDSRDWVQLRKSSSDISSVNQGGSVKENVQNPDSKESNDWLDIDDIEVA
- the LOC107787544 gene encoding uncharacterized protein LOC107787544 isoform X1, giving the protein MSWFARSIANTLKLDDENDFVSRPNHDHSTEEKNQTDDNDSSPVSPSRGVKEDISELTKTLTRQFWGVASFLAPPPQSDPYKPIEDPNSEPDRNSNEEESDPAGIAGLRSDIAEIGGRFKTGISKLSKNIPVSEITKMASNLLQLGPEEEEEEGRGAVGVTEEVVAFVRDIAMHPETWLDFPLLDDEDDEVDFDLSDAQQEHALAVERLAPRLAALRIELCPGYMSEARFWEIYFVLLHPRLDKQDAELLSTPQVVRARASLAHELHKQTQPIEEDWSNKETSESTDRSGSQHEEMLAVPSTAVSTDVVQEMPSVESATSPTVSSSGTNVHPVINENQTVDKLVVEGPITNSKDEKLQSASVIKLEESDEEDADDWLKEESTEIMGTSKTGMSIEHDEDVSFSDLEEDDSDVPANSKKVNYSSDKDSRDWVQLRKSSSDISSVNQGGSVKENVQNPDSKESNDWLDIDDIEVA